A genome region from Manihot esculenta cultivar AM560-2 chromosome 5, M.esculenta_v8, whole genome shotgun sequence includes the following:
- the LOC110616030 gene encoding uncharacterized protein LOC110616030: MSFLVSKAQPTLSEAENNTNSNNNSREHEDDPEIGSSVPVTSHVLLKPAHSNQTLNKEVVLRRIRQRKRHNKVRAAVQGFFGLRDSSKTDDRVSVKWVDDAFAAL; the protein is encoded by the coding sequence ATGTCGTTCTTGGTATCCAAAGCCCAACCCACTCTCTCAGAAGCTGAGAACAACACCAACAGCAACAACAATTCCCGAGAACATGAAGACGACCCAGAAATCGGAAGCTCCGTGCCCGTGACAAGTCATGTCCTCTTAAAACCAGCTCACTCAAATCAGACCTTAAATAAGGAGGTGGTCCTGCGGCGGATTCGACAACGTAAGCGCCACAATAAGGTCCGAGCTGCTGTGCAAGGTTTCTTTGGCTTGCGCGATTCGTCCAAAACCGACGATAGGGTCTCTGTTAAATGGGTGGATGATGCTTTTGCTGCACTTTGA